One stretch of bacterium DNA includes these proteins:
- a CDS encoding DDE-type integrase/transposase/recombinase: MQNLGICGAVRGRKPKTTIPDEAAARPADLVERDFTAYQPNQLWVADLTYVATWRGFVYVAFVIGVFSRMIVSWRVSSPR, from the coding sequence ATGCAAAACCTAGGCATCTGCGGGGCAGTACGAGGCCGGAAGCCCAAGACGACGATCCCCGACGAGGCGGCGGCTCGCCCGGCCGACCTGGTCGAACGCGACTTCACCGCCTATCAGCCCAACCAATTGTGGGTGGCGGACCTGACCTACGTGGCGACCTGGCGCGGGTTCGTGTACGTCGCGTTCGTCATCGGCGTGTTCTCGCGGATGATCGTGAGCTGGCGTGTGTCGAGCCCTCGGTAG